In one Coccinella septempunctata chromosome 6, icCocSept1.1, whole genome shotgun sequence genomic region, the following are encoded:
- the LOC123315475 gene encoding muscarinic acetylcholine receptor DM1, translated as MNASLTDNTSLDVIDDNQAPHEATYTITQVILIGIIAGTLSVITVVGNIMVMISFKIDKQLQTISNYFLFSLAVADFVIGLISMPLFTISTLLGYWPLGPFICDTWLALDYLASNASVLNLLIISFDRYFSVTRPLTYRAGRTTKRAMMMIAVAWGVSLILWPPWIYSWPYLEGKRTVPDNECYIQFIETNHYITFGTALLAFYLPVTVMCFLYWRIWRETKKRQKDLPNLQAGKKDSSKRSNSSVFVCSDEANNVCSTVDAEDWKRPRSESSMAGGDSDSVYMHTSACTEHHRKRLQRPTGWFSSIYRIRAWCIAWWHSGREDSDTEEESPSEQGQGCITPVSLDTPLQSSVSRCTSLNVIRDPYNSLSSAHQRDMSMVPGSQANATPTRLAARDCRSLPPANRLSAASHSASTDTVYTILIRLPPIDRPEGEVEAPSIKMIPEDRPMTAAPRHDGYSLNAAHSNHVTRRPSVMPDIRIPLNAKIIPKQLVGGKNLLINATKVAGKKKKKTQEKKADKKAAKTLSAILFSFIITWLPYNILVLLKPVTRDGYPPQLWDFFYYLCYINSTINPVCYALCNASFRRTYLRILQCKWHNRNRAAMNRGFYN; from the exons ATGAACGCGTCATTGACGGATAACACCTCGTTGGATGTCATCGACGATAACCAGGCACCGCATGAGGCCACATATACCATTACCCAGGTCATTCTCATTGGAATCATAG CTGGAACATTATCAGTTATCACAGTAGTAGGAAACATAATGGTAATGATATCCTTCAAAATCGACAAGCAGCTTCAGACCATCAGCAATTACTTTCTCTTCTCCCTGGCCGTTGCCGATTTCGTAATAGGACTCATTTCCATGCCCCTCTTCACCATCTCAACATTATTAGGATATTGGCCTCTGGGACCCTTCATCTGCGATACTTGGCTGGCTCTGGACTATCTGGCTAGCAATGCCTCGGTGCTCAACTTGTTGATCATTAGCTTCGACAGGTATTTCTCGGTGACTAGACCACTTACATACAGAGCCGGGAGGACAACCAAGCGAGCTATGATGATGATTGC GGTTGCATGGGGCGTGAGTCTGATCCTTTGGCCACCCTGGATTTACAGCTGGCCATATCTGGAGGGCAAAAGGACAGTCCCAGATAACGAGTGCTACATTCAGTTCATAGAAACAAACCATTATATCACATTCGGAACAGCCTTATTAGCCTTTTATTTACCAGTCACCGTGATGTGCTTTCTTTACTGGAGGATCTGGAGGGAAACGAAGAAACGACAGAAAGATCTTCCGAACCTGCAGGCGGGCAAAAAAGATAGTAGCAAGCGGAGTAATTCGAG TGTATTCGTGTGCAGTGATGAAGCAAACAACGTCTGCTCTACCGTGGACGCGGAAGATTGGAAACGTCCTAGATCCGAGTCTTCGATGGCTGGGGGTGATTCAGACTCTGTTTATATGCACACTTCAGCTTGCACGGAGCATCATAGGAAAAGATTACAG AGACCTACTGGCTGGTTCAGTAGTATCTATAGAATAAGAGCTTGGTGCATAGCATGGTGGCACTCGGGAAGGGAAGATAGTGATACTGAAGAGGAAAGCCCTAGTGAACAGGGTCAAGGCTGTATTACTCCTGTTAGTTTAGATACCCCTCTCCAGAGCTCAGTGTCGAGGTGTACATCGCTCAATGTTATAAG GGACCCTTACAACAGTTTGTCATCTGCTCATCAACGTGATATGTCAATGGTACCAGGCAGCCAAGCCAATGCAACCCCTACAAGGCTGGCAGCACGAGATTGTCGAAGTCTTCCACCGGCAAATAGGCTATCAGCTGCTAGTCATTCAGCTTCCACAGACACAGTGTACACTATCCTCATACGGCTACCGCCTATTGACAGACCAGAAGGTGAAGTAGAAGCACCGTCGATCAAGATGATACCAGAGGACAGACCAATGACTGCAGCGCCGCGACATGATG GTTATTCCCTGAACGCGGCTCATTCGAATCACGTGACCAGGAGACCGTCGGTAATGCCGGATATCCGGATACCGCTTAACGCCAAAATAATACCGAAGCAGCTGGTGGGCGGCAAAAACCTTCTGATAAACGCAACAAAAGTAGCAggtaagaagaagaaaaagaccCAGGAGAAGAAGGCGGACAAGAAGGCAGCCAAGACGTTATCGGCCATCCTATTCTCCTTCATCATCACGTGGCTGCCCTACAACATTTTGGTGCTACTCAAACCGGTAACCAGGGATGGTTATCCTCCACAGTTGTGGGATTTTTTCTACTATTTGTGCTATATCAACTCAACGATCAATCCGGTGTGCTATGCCTTGTGCAACGCCAGCTTCAGAAGAACATACTTAAGGATTCTACAGTGTAAATGGCACAATCGAAATAGGGCCGCAATGAATCGTGGGTTTTATAATTAG